The uncultured Cohaesibacter sp. genomic sequence CTGCGTTGTAGATTTGAGCGCGGCTGACGCGACGTTCCTTGTTCTTTACAAGAAACTCGAGGATGCGGCGTTCGCGACGGGGCAGCTCCATGATTTCCCCTTTGATTTCAGGCGCGCGCCCGTCGAAATAGACACGGATATCACCAGTGGGCTGCATTTCGGCATTATCTCCTGTACGACGGCGGATGGCCGCTGCTCTGACTAGAATCTCCTTGACGTGGATCGGTTTGCGCACAACGTCATCAAACCCTGCGGCAAACAGATCAAGCGTCTGTTCAAGGGAAGGAGTGTCATTAAGAGCAATGACTGGAGTTTTGTTGCAGCGTCTGCGGATCAGTCCGGGATAGTTTGCCCGTTCATCGCAATCACCCAGAAGAAAGGCCTCTACAGCACTGATGTCAGAATCTGAAATGCTGCTGACCCAACCATTAAATTCTTGTGGTACGAACCCAATTGACGCCACGCCTTCACGCTGAAATCCGGACGTGTAGCCGTCTGTTACAATACCACGATTATCAATAACAACTATCATCGCAATACTCCCTCTTGGTGAAGATAGGAGTACTTTTATATTGCTTCGTCGTCACTACAAAACTGGAGGGACGTGGCAACATTCAGAAGTTTCGGGAAATGTATTTTAAAAGCCGGGGGAGCGTTTTTAAGTGAATTCGTGCAAAATGTTTTTTAAACTCATCGGTACATTTAGCTAAATTTCTTTGTACCTTTTACATTTCACGCCACTTGATAGAGCAGATATATTGAGAATGCCGGTCAAATTCAAGGAAATGACCTTGGTTTGGTTAATCGGCATTTACGCGAATTTCAATACGAATTCCGTTTCTTTATTGATTTCAATTATTTACAGTATTTTCGTTTTCCAGCAAGTGTTAATCGTTGATCGGAGATTGCAAATATTTTGTCGGCGATTTCACTTTAGTTTCTAGGGAGAATTTGATTGAAATTCCCGGACATTGACCGTCACACCAAGAGAAACGACAAGAAAAATGTGTTCGTCGAAGTCAAGATGGTGCCTGAACCTGAGCCCGGGGTATGTTGACACCTTGTGGGAAGCTGTTGTTAACGGGTGGGGTCACACCGCCACAGTTGGTTATATGGTGAGGCGCTTGTGTGGGTTCAAGGGGCAAAATGCGTTTGATTGCGTATTGATGAACCCC encodes the following:
- a CDS encoding response regulator transcription factor — its product is MIVVIDNRGIVTDGYTSGFQREGVASIGFVPQEFNGWVSSISDSDISAVEAFLLGDCDERANYPGLIRRRCNKTPVIALNDTPSLEQTLDLFAAGFDDVVRKPIHVKEILVRAAAIRRRTGDNAEMQPTGDIRVYFDGRAPEIKGEIMELPRRERRILEFLVKNKERRVSRAQIYNAVYGLLNEDVEETVVESHISKLRKKLKVRLGYDPIDSKRYLGYMFNGNLETT